In Acidobacteriota bacterium, one genomic interval encodes:
- a CDS encoding AbrB/MazE/SpoVT family DNA-binding domain-containing protein yields the protein MQETLVVSSRGQITLPAVLRKRFGIKRGDVLILEDRGNEIVLKPGVVLEVEYFSDEQIAEWDAADVLSDEERARILDKFSGSE from the coding sequence ATGCAGGAAACGTTGGTCGTGTCCAGTCGTGGCCAGATCACTCTGCCGGCTGTATTGCGGAAGCGCTTTGGAATCAAACGTGGTGATGTCCTGATCCTGGAAGATCGTGGCAATGAAATCGTACTCAAACCTGGTGTGGTGCTTGAGGTCGAATATTTTAGCGACGAACAAATCGCCGAGTGGGACGCCGCGGACGTGCTTTCAGACGAGGAGCGGGCCCGCATCCTCGATAAATTCAGCGGATCGGAATGA